A single window of Leopardus geoffroyi isolate Oge1 chromosome D4, O.geoffroyi_Oge1_pat1.0, whole genome shotgun sequence DNA harbors:
- the IFNB1 gene encoding interferon beta has product MTGRCILQMALLVCFFTTTHSVSYKLLGFQLRSSSLECQELLVNLNRTSKYCLEDRMNFEVPEEIKKSQRFQKEEAILVINEMFQKIFNIFSRSTSSTGWNETTVENLLATLHWQKEHLEMILEEIMEEENFTWDNTTLLNLKKYYLRIMRYLKAKEYSICAWTVVQAEILRNFFFLERLADYLQN; this is encoded by the coding sequence ATGACCGGCAGGTGCATCCTCCAAATGGCTCTCTTGGTGTGTTTCTTCACCACCACGCATTCCGTGAGCTACAAGTTGCTTGGATTCCAACTAAGAAGCAGCAGTTTGGAGTGTCAGGAGCTCCTGGTGAACTTGAACAGAACCTCTAAATATTGCCTCGAGGACAGGATGAACTTCGAGGTCCCTGAGGAGATTAAAAAATCACAGCGGTTCCAGAAAGAGGAAGCCATATTGGTCATCAACGAGATGTTCCAGAAGatctttaatattttcagtaGAAGCACCTCTAGCACGGGATGGAATGAGACCACTGTTGAGAACCTCCTTGCGACACTCCACTGGCAGAAGGAACACCTGGAAATGATCCTGGAGGAAATCATGGAGGAGGAAAACTTCACCTGGGACAATACGACCCTTCTGAACCTGAAGAAATACTACTTAAGGATCATGCGGTACCTGAAGGCCAAGGAGTACAGCATCTGTGCCTGGACAGTAGTCCAAGCAGAAATCCTCAGGAACTTTTTCTTCCTTGAGAGACTTGCAGATTATCTCCAAAACTGA